Part of the Thermus neutrinimicus genome, GATTGGCCAGGAGCATGAGCTCCTCGATAAGGCTACGCGCCTTAGCCTCCTCCTGGGGGATGAGGTGGAGGGTGCCCTCCTCCACCTCCACCTTCACCTCGGGGAAGGAGAAGTCCAGGGACCCCGCCTCGAGGCGCCTTTGCCTGAGCCTTTGGGTAAGGTCCAGGAGAAGGCTTAGATCCTCCGCCAAAAAGGCGTGCTCCTCGGGCAGTCCGAAGCCCTCGGCGAAGGCCTCCACCTCCGTGTAGGTCATCCGGGCCACGCTGCGGATAACCCCCTCGGCAAAGCGCACCCGCCTCACCCTAAGGTCCTCGTCCAGCTCCACCAGCACGGAGAGGACCAGCCGGTCCTCATGGGGCCTCAGGGAGCACACCCCGTTGGAAAGCCTCTCGGGGAGCATGGGCAGGACCCGCCCCGGCAGGTAGACGCTGGTGCCCCTTAGGAAGGCCTCCTGGTCCAGGGCGCTACCCTCCTTGACGTAGTGGGACACGTCGGCGATGTGCACCCCGACGCGGTACCCCTTGGAAAGGCGCTCCACGTGGATGGCGTCGTCAAAGTCCTTGGCGTCCACCCCGTCGATGGTGAAGACCCGGAGGCCCCGGAAGTCCTGCCGCCTCCTAAGCTCTGCCTCGGGGATCTCCAGGGGAATGGCCTCCGCCTCCCTTAGCACCTCCTGGGGAAACTCGGCCCTTAGGCCGTACTTGGCGATCACCGCCTCGGTTTCCGTCTCCGGGGCGTCCCCCTCCCCCAGGTACTCCAAAAACTCCCCGTAAGGGCGCCGGCCATAGTGAACCTTCGCCACGATCCGGCTTCCCCGCTTAAGGCCGTGGAGCCCCTCGGGAAGAAGCCTGAGCTCGGGCAGGCCCGGCTCATCGGGCAAGAGGACCGCATACCCCTTGCGGAAATCCAGGGTACCCACCACCCGTTCCCGGGCCCGCTTTAGCACCCGCTCCACCACCCCCCAGGGCTTCCCGTCCCGGCCAGGGGGCATGACGCGGGCCTCCACCAGGTCGCCGGGCCAGGCATCCTGGGTGTAGCCGGGCGGGATGAAAAGGTCCTTTTCGGGAAGGCGCACAAAGCCATACCCGTCCCGGTGGAGGCTGATGGGCCCCTGCACCCGGGCGGGGAGGAAGTACTGGCTTCCCCTCTTCTCCAACAGCCCTTCCCGCACCAGGGCCTTAAGGTAGGCCTTGGCCTCCCGCTTTTCCAGCCCAAAGCGCCTTAGGATCTCCTCCAGGCGGTGGGGCTTGCCGGTCCTTTTGAAAAACTCCAGTAAGGTTTCCCGCATTCTAACCCAAGAGGCCTTCCAGGGCCTTCTCCGTGGCCTTAAGGCTCTCCGAGAAGGCCGAAAGGGCCTCGTCCACGTGCTCCTTGCCGATGATGAGGGGGGGCTCGAGGCGCACCACCTTGGGGTTATTGAGCCCAAAGGCGGTGATCACTCCCCTCTCCGCCAGCTCCGCCACCACCAAGGCGCCGATGTCCGCATCGGCGAACTCCACACCCAGCATGAGACCCCGGCCCCGCACGTCCGCCATGAGGTGAGGATACTGGGCCTTAAGCCCCTTGAGCCCCGCCATCAGGTACTCCCCCATCTCCAGGGCCCTTTGCGGCAGGTTCTCCTCCAGGGTGACCTCTATGGCCGCCAAGGCCGCCGCCGCCGCCAGGGGGTTACCCCCAAAGGTGGAGGAGTGGAAGAGGGGGTTTTGCCGGAAGATCTCAAAGATCTCCCTCCGGCCCACGCAGGCCCCAATGGGCATCACCCCGCCCCCTAAGGCCTTGGCCAGGGTCATGAGGTCGGGGGCCACCCCCTCCCAGTCCACCCCAAAGAGCCTCCCCGTGCGCCCCAGGCCGGTCTGCACCTCGTCGGCGATCATGAGGACGCCCCTTGCCCGCGTAAGCTCCCGCACCCCCTTCAGGTAGCCCTGCGGGGGCACCCGGATCCCCCCTTCCCCCTGGATGGGCTCCACGATCACCGCGGCGGTCTCCCCGTCTATGGCGGCCTCCAGGGCCTCGAGGTCCCCATAGGGCACCGCCTTCACCCCGGGGAGAAGGGGCTTGGCCGGATCCTGATACTCGGGCTTGGGGGTAAGGGAAAGGGCCCCCATGGTCTTGCCGTGGAACCCCCCATGGGTGGTGACGATGCCCGGCTTGCCCGTGTAGGCCCGCGCCAGCTTGATGGCGGCCTCCACCGCCTCCGCCCCGGAGTTGCCGAAGAAGACCATTTCCAGGCCTTCGGGGGTGATCTCCGCCAGTTTCGCCGCAAGCCTCGCCGTGGGCTCGGAAACCAGGACCCGCACGGACATGGGCATGCGCTCAAGCTGGGCCCTAACCGCCGCCAGCACCTTGGGGTGGCGGTGGCCCAGGTTCAAGGTGCCGTACAGGCCCAAAAAGTCCAGGTAGCGCTTGCCCGTGGTGTCCCAGACGTAAGGGCCTTCCGCATGGGACTCTACCCGGTCCAAACCGGTGAAGCGCAACAACCCTGCCAAGCCGGGATTGATGTGCCGCTCAAAAAGCGTGAAGGGGTCGTGGCTCATGCCCACAATGCTACCCTAAGTGTAGCATACTCAAGGTTTGGTAGATGTCCTCGGGGATGCGCCCGGCCCTCTCCCCCACCTGGCAAAGGTGGCGGGTAAAACCCTCGGCCAACAGCACGCCCTCCCGCTCCACCCGGTAGCGGAAGAGAAGGTCCCGCCGGGAAAGGTGGGCCAGGCGGGTCCGCACCAAGACCTCCTCCCCAAAGCGGGCAGGGGCACGGAAGGTCAGGCCCAGCTCCACCACGGGGAAGAACACCCCCCGGGCCTCCACCCGGTGATAGGGTAGGCCCGCCCTCTCCAAAAACTCCACCCGGGCCGCCTCCAGGTACACCGCATACACGGAGTGGTGGACCACCCCCATCTGGTCGGTCTCCGCGTAGCGCACCTTTATGCGGGTCTCGCTCTCCACGGCACGAACTCCAGACGGGGCAGGTGGCGCAGCCGCACCCTGCGGGCGATCTCGGAAAGGAGCCTTCCCTCGGCGTGGCCTAAGGCCACGAGGGCCTTTTCCTCCTCGGCAAAGGCCTCCACGTACACCGTGAGCACCCGGCCATCGGGGGAAAGGCGGACCGCCTCCACGGTGAGGAGGAAAAGCCTGGGGTCCTCCAGGCCACCGATGGCCTCGGCCAGCGCCCGCCTAAGGCGCTCCTCCAGGTGGGCCCTTCCGTAACTCACCACCTAAAGCTTACTCCCCATCCAGGCGTAAGACCAAGGCGGCCAGCTCCCTCGCCACCTCCTCCGCCCCCTCCTTGGCCTCCACCATGACCCGCACCACGGGCTCGGTCCCCGAGGGGCGCACGTTCACCCGGCCCAAGCCCCCAAGCCTTTCCTGCGCCTCCTGCACCGCTTCCTTGAGCCTGGGATGGGCCATGATCCGATTCTTGTCGGAAACCCGCACGTTCAAAAGCACCTGGGGGTACATGGGCAATGCCTCGTACCAATCCGCCAGATCCCCCCCTAGGGCCCTTAGGGCCTTCAGGGCGAGGAGGGCGGTGAGGAGGCCATCCCCCGTGGTGTGGTGCCTGAGGAAGATCACGTGCCCCGAGGGTTCCCCGCCCAAGGCCAGCCCCTTTTCCTTAAGCATCTCCAAAACGTACCGGTCCCCCACCGCCGCCCGGTGGAAGGCCAGCCCCTTTTCCCTCAAGGCCACCTCGAGGCCCATGTTGCTCATCACCGTTCCCACCACCCCCTTTTCCCCGAAGGCCAAGGCGGCGAGGTAGAGGATGTGGTCCCCGTGAAAAAGCCGTCCCTTCCGGTCTATGAACTGCACCCGATCCCCATCCCCATCAAAGGCGATGCCCAGGTCCAGGCCCAGCTCCACCACGAAGCGGGAAAGGGCCCTGGGATCCGTGGCGCCACACTCCTTGTTGATGTTGCGGCCGTCCGGGGTGTTGAAGAAGGCCATCACCTCGGCCCCCGCCCGCTGAAAGAGCCTGGGCCCCAGGCGGTAGGTGGCCCCGTGGGCCAGGTCAAGGCCGATCCTCAGGCCCGAAAGGTCGGGGGCGTGGGAGAGGAGGAAGTCCAGGTAGATCCTCTCCGCCTCCCGGAAATCCCCCACGGTACCGATGCCCCGCGTGGGGTGCTCCTCTTCCAAGAGGGCCTCCACCTCCTCCTCCACCGGGTCGGGAAGCTTCTCCCCCTCGGGCCCGAAAAACTTGATGCCGTTGTCCTGGTAAGGGTTGTGGCTGGCGGAGATCATGGCCCCGGCGCTGGCCCTAAGGTGCCGGGTGAGGTAGGCAAGCCCCGGGGTGGGTAGGACCCCCAGGTGCTCCACCCTCACCCCCTGGCTCAGAAGCCCCGCCGCCAAGGCGGCCTCCAAAAGGTCGCTGGATTCCCGGGTATCCTTGGCCAAGAGGACCACCGGCCTGGGGCTCGCCTTGCGGAAATAGGCCCCCGCCGCCTGGCCGAGCCTCAGGACGAACCCAGGGGTCAGGGGGGGCTTGCCCGCCTCCCCTCGCACCCCGTCAGTGCCGAAGTAACGCCTCATGGGCAAGAATATACCCCAGGCCCCCCCGGGGCTATCCGGACTCCTTGCCGGACGTTTCCCTCCACCATGCGCCGTAAGCTGGGGGACCCGGTCCCCTACCCCGGCCTCAGGGGGGTCTGCCATCCCGGGAACCTCGAGGCCCTTCACCTGGGCCCCTTAGGCCTTGGCGGAAAGCCAGTCCTCCCCGATGCCCACCTCCACCTCCAAGGGCACCTTAAGGGGCCACACCTCCTCCATGGTCCCCTTGGCCACCTGGGCAACCTCCTCCGC contains:
- the glmM gene encoding phosphoglucosamine mutase, whose translation is MRRYFGTDGVRGEAGKPPLTPGFVLRLGQAAGAYFRKASPRPVVLLAKDTRESSDLLEAALAAGLLSQGVRVEHLGVLPTPGLAYLTRHLRASAGAMISASHNPYQDNGIKFFGPEGEKLPDPVEEEVEALLEEEHPTRGIGTVGDFREAERIYLDFLLSHAPDLSGLRIGLDLAHGATYRLGPRLFQRAGAEVMAFFNTPDGRNINKECGATDPRALSRFVVELGLDLGIAFDGDGDRVQFIDRKGRLFHGDHILYLAALAFGEKGVVGTVMSNMGLEVALREKGLAFHRAAVGDRYVLEMLKEKGLALGGEPSGHVIFLRHHTTGDGLLTALLALKALRALGGDLADWYEALPMYPQVLLNVRVSDKNRIMAHPRLKEAVQEAQERLGGLGRVNVRPSGTEPVVRVMVEAKEGAEEVARELAALVLRLDGE
- a CDS encoding ribosome-binding factor A; the protein is MSYGRAHLEERLRRALAEAIGGLEDPRLFLLTVEAVRLSPDGRVLTVYVEAFAEEEKALVALGHAEGRLLSEIARRVRLRHLPRLEFVPWRARPA
- a CDS encoding aspartate aminotransferase family protein, yielding MSHDPFTLFERHINPGLAGLLRFTGLDRVESHAEGPYVWDTTGKRYLDFLGLYGTLNLGHRHPKVLAAVRAQLERMPMSVRVLVSEPTARLAAKLAEITPEGLEMVFFGNSGAEAVEAAIKLARAYTGKPGIVTTHGGFHGKTMGALSLTPKPEYQDPAKPLLPGVKAVPYGDLEALEAAIDGETAAVIVEPIQGEGGIRVPPQGYLKGVRELTRARGVLMIADEVQTGLGRTGRLFGVDWEGVAPDLMTLAKALGGGVMPIGACVGRREIFEIFRQNPLFHSSTFGGNPLAAAAALAAIEVTLEENLPQRALEMGEYLMAGLKGLKAQYPHLMADVRGRGLMLGVEFADADIGALVVAELAERGVITAFGLNNPKVVRLEPPLIIGKEHVDEALSAFSESLKATEKALEGLLG
- a CDS encoding acyl-CoA thioesterase, with product MESETRIKVRYAETDQMGVVHHSVYAVYLEAARVEFLERAGLPYHRVEARGVFFPVVELGLTFRAPARFGEEVLVRTRLAHLSRRDLLFRYRVEREGVLLAEGFTRHLCQVGERAGRIPEDIYQTLSMLHLG
- the rnr gene encoding ribonuclease R, which gives rise to MRETLLEFFKRTGKPHRLEEILRRFGLEKREAKAYLKALVREGLLEKRGSQYFLPARVQGPISLHRDGYGFVRLPEKDLFIPPGYTQDAWPGDLVEARVMPPGRDGKPWGVVERVLKRARERVVGTLDFRKGYAVLLPDEPGLPELRLLPEGLHGLKRGSRIVAKVHYGRRPYGEFLEYLGEGDAPETETEAVIAKYGLRAEFPQEVLREAEAIPLEIPEAELRRRQDFRGLRVFTIDGVDAKDFDDAIHVERLSKGYRVGVHIADVSHYVKEGSALDQEAFLRGTSVYLPGRVLPMLPERLSNGVCSLRPHEDRLVLSVLVELDEDLRVRRVRFAEGVIRSVARMTYTEVEAFAEGFGLPEEHAFLAEDLSLLLDLTQRLRQRRLEAGSLDFSFPEVKVEVEEGTLHLIPQEEAKARSLIEELMLLANRVVAEHLVNKGLPGLFRVHEEPLEEAYGKLRLALARLGYTLPEKLSSKALQRVLLEAKGRPEEPVVANLVLRSLRLARYAAENLGHFGLAMEHYLHFTSPIRRYPDLVVHRVLKAILRRTLTPAKKARWLETFPAMAEHASEMERKAEAAERELTKYYMAKWAELHLGERFLGKVTGVASFGAFVTLKNGVEGLVRLEALGPYSYSEEALALLGPKGKRIRLGDEMEVVIAAANPRLRQIDLLPYREGEKRESSRGKTLVKKAKEVEMRKVVGPPTDKSRDSRPERATVNTVYFGEWAPREEKAGVHRPVKTRAKRRRRRR